In Massilia sp. METH4, the genomic window TCGCGTATTCATCTGGGGCATCGCGTGGTGCAGGTAGCCCGCGTGGACTTCGACAAGGTCACGACGGGTGGTCGGGAAGCGGCACCGTTCGTCATCCGGACGCGCAGCAATACCGGTGAGCACGAGTGCATCGTCGCGGCCGTGATCGACGCCACGGGTACCTGGTCGCATCCGAACCCGCTGGGCGCGAACGGCATGCCGGCGCTCGGCGAAGCCGCGGCGGCTGCACGCATCGCCTACGGAATGCCGGATGTGCTGGGCACAATGCGTGACACCTACGCCGGCCGGCGCGTGCTGGTGGCAGGCGCCGGGCATTCGGCCGCAGGCAGCCTGCTCACATTGGCCCAGCTCGCCGAAGTGGCACCAGGAACGCGGATCGTGTGGGCGGTGCGGGGAAGCCAGTTGACGAGGGTTTTCGGTGGCGGCGCGGCGGATGGCCTGCCGGCACGGGGACAGCTCGGCATGCGCCTGAAGGCGCTGCGGGATTCTGGCCGGCTCGAGGTGCATACCGGTTTTCGCATTGCCGCATTGCGTGAGCACGGCGGCACGCTGCGCGTCGAAGGCCATGGGCCTGAAGGCGAGCCGCGTGCGATCGAGGGCATCGAGCGCATCATTGCCGCGACCGGCGCGCGACCCGACCTGGAACTCACGCGCGAGTTGCGTGTGCGGCACGACCCGTGGCTCGAGAGCACCGATGCACTGGCGCCGTTGATCGACCCGAACGAGCACAGCTGCGGGACGGTACGGCCTCATGGGCATCGGCAACTGGCGCACCCGGAGACAGGCTACTACGTCGTTGGCGCCAAGAGCTACGGGCGGGCACCCAATTTCCTCATGGCGACCGGATACGAGCAGGTGCGCTCGGTCGTCGCCGCGCTGGCTGGCGACCTGGTTGCCGCCGACGACGTGCAGCTGGCGCTGCCGGAGACCGGTGTCTGCAGTACGCGTTTCGTCGATGTTCCGGCGGAGCCTCGCGCGACAGCCTGCTGCGGTGGTCCGGCACCGAAGGATTCGGGCAGCTGCTGCGTGGCCGAGGTCAAGGCCAAGGAAGAGGGAGGAAGCGGTTGTGGCTGTTCCGACCTGCCGGCCGCGCAGGTGCAGCCGCACGTGAAACAGGCTTGTTGCGCCTGATCTGTTCGCCGGTCGAGGGCAATCTGCAGGAAGGAGACATGGCATCGCAGTGGCGTGTGATTGGCATCCTGGCCTGCACACAAATCATCTCGTGGGGCTAGTTGTACTACGCGTTCAGCATTGTTGCGCCGGCGGTGTTGAAAGCGACCAGATAGCGCCCCAGCATGTCGAGCTTGGTTTGCGTCCACAGACCATCGAAAGAGTGTTTCATGTTATGAGTAGCGTTCGATCGCGGGAATGCCCCAGTGGCCAGATTGTACGGCAGCCGCTGAGGCTGCTCCGTATCCCGCATTTATGAATTTACGGGACCTTCATCTCATCGCAGTTGCTCTTCAGGTAGAAGCGCGCCGATGATGCGGCAGACAGCAGCCGCTGGGCTTCGGCGCCACGCTGAAGTACTCCCAGCCGGTGGCGGCATCGTCCGGCCAGTCGTCTAGCACGTTTTCGATTCCAAAAATGGATTGCCCCTCGCAACTCGCCTGAGCATTTCTTTGACTATGGTAACATTAGTTGAAAAGAAACTGCGCCCCTGGTTCAGGCCATACTGACAATCGCCTTCATGCCTCTTTTTGCTTTGGCGGTTGAGGTTGGTAGCAATCAGCTAACCGGCGGAAAGTCAGGCCGATCTCAACTCTCAAAAGCTTTGAAAGTAATCCGAAAGGCGATGAAAGGACGCGAACATGCCTGGGGGTCGCGATGCTGGTAAAGCCATGGAGAGCACCCCGTTAAGACAAGGCCGCAAACCTTACCCATCAGGGATGTCTACGATGCAAATGCGCGTGGCACGGCCGAACTAGTTGCTAAGGAAACGTGTTCATGTTGATACTGCATATATCCGATATTCACTTCAAATCGCCGGAATGCCTTGACCAGTGGATGGATCCTGATAGCTCGATTCGCACCCGCTTGATGCGCGATTTAACCGAGCAGGTACAGAAGCTAGGCAAGGTCGGCGCAATTCTGATCGGCGGAGATGTCGCGTACAAGGCCGCCCCTGATGAATATCAGGCAGCCAAAATTTGGATCCAGCAGCTTTCCGATATTTCGGGATGTCCCAAAGAGCGGATTTTCGTGGTGCCGGGCAATCATGATGTGGACCGAGCGATCATCAAAGGCAGTGTTCAGATTCAGAACGCCCAGCACGCGATCGTGTCAACGCCGCTCGCTAACCGCGAATGGAAGCTTAAACAGCAGCTGGGTGACGAGACGACTGGACAACTCCTTCTCCAATCGCATTCTGCATACAACGAGTTCGCTGCCCCATTTGGCTGTCAGATATGGCCCAGGAAACCATTCTGGCACCAGGACATCTCGTTGGAGAACGGCGTAAGCCTAAGACTGTACGGGCTGACGTCCACTCTTCTATCCGGCCGCGATGGCAACGACGACAAGGAGCGTGATCTATATCTCAGCCCGTTACAGACTGTGCTCGATCCGGCGCCGAATACGGTCAACCTTGTGCTGTGCCACCATCCCATCGAGTGGCTGGCCGACGGCGACGCGGTGGACGACGCGCTCACCGCCCGCGCAGCCTTGCATGTGTTCGGCCACAAGCACAAACAGCGGCTAGTCATGGACTCAAGCTACGTGCGTTTCGCCGCAGCCGCAGTGAATCCTTCGCGTGATGAGAAACCCTACGATCCGGGTTACAACTTGATACGGCTCAGAGTCGAGGGTGTTGGAGCCGAACGCCGCTTGAAGGTTGAAGTTCGCCAGCGGCGGATGCAGGACAATCCGGAGCGATTCATCGCGATCCTGAACAATCAGGGGCAAGACGTATTCACTTCGACGATCTTGGTACCAGAGGAAGTTGACATACCTGCGCCGGCGGGGGTAGCCGTCAGGGCGCCGCTAACCGTCAGTGAGCCGCATGAACATTCGAGCGGGGTGCTGACCGTTCAGGACGCGGAGGCGACTATGGGCGACGAGGATACTCGGGACCTGCTCTACCGATTCTGGAATCTTTCGAGCAGCCAGCGACGAGATATCGCCGCTTCGCTAGGTCTGCTCAAGGAAGGCGAAATGAGGTTACCAGAACCGGAACGGTATGGACGGGCTCTGATTCGCGCAGCGGAGTTACAGATCATGAACAAGGTCGCGGCTGAAGTGGCCAAGATGGAGAGTTGACGATGGCTAAGACGCCCGTGATGAACGCCGATTTCGCCCGCTGGTATGTTGACGCCTTTATGGACGACGGTCAAACCAGAGCGCAAAGATGGAAAGGCGTGGTCGATACCGCCGCCACCGCCAATTTCCATACGGTAGAGGTCCTTGTCCGATATGCATTTGCCACGGCGGCACCAGTGGACGGCTGGAAAAACGAGAAACTCGCTGAGACGCATCAAGCAGTACTAGCTACGATATCGGGCAATGGCTCACCTATGGTCCCCGCAGCCTCGCGCCGTGAGCTGCAGGTTCTCTCTGCAGCAGTGCTGGTACGACTCTTCTCCAGCATGCCCGACGCCGCGATCGTGGTGCTGAACGCCTCCTTCGAGGGCAAGCGCAAATACGACCTGCCGATGGATCTGCCAGGCTTGGCGAAGATCGCGCTTGTTGAGTTCGCGCGGAAAAAGCACGAGCGTCCCGACACGAAGGCGTTCGAAATCGTCGCACCGAAATTAGAGTTCGAGGTGTCGCCAGAGGCAATGGCGAGCATGACGTCGGCCCAGTGGACGAGTGAGCTGGACCGCCTTCGTGATGCTGCCCGGATGGCGACCCGTGAGATCGTTGATGGCCAGAATCGCGTGGCGAAGCTGCTCGCCCGACGGATATCGTTGGGCGAGGAGGAGCTTCAAATGCTGTGGTGGCTAATCGGAGGCCAAAGCAACGTTGCGGATGCACCTTTCGACGAAATCGCCGCCTCGTTGAAACCATTAGTGTTAGGTGAAGAGCTTGGCCAACTCACCCAAGTTTCCCCTGGGCCGGCATCAATGAAGGCACTGCTGTCCCGTGCTGGCATTGGCGGCGAGACGCTGAAGATTTCGGACGCTGTGAACGCCGCCGATGTGGACTGGATTAGGGGAGTGACGACGTCCGATAGGGTATCTCCCGTGACGACACCCTTGCACTTCGCGCTCGAAAAGAAACTCGAGATCGGGTCGAATGACGCATGGCTACCGGTATGGGCTTCGATGACTGGGTTGCCAATCGACACGTCAATTCCTGCGATCAAACTCGCCGAACTATTCTACCGCGAGTACCTGTTCTTGCACGTGAATGGCTGATCCGATGGCAACCAAGGCGCTAACGTGCGGCAACGCAGATTGCAACCTGGCGTCGGACAGAAAATGCGTCGAAGGTTACGAGATCGACGAGTGCCCGCATGCTGGCAGGATATCTATCGACGACATACCGGAAGCCGAGGAGCCGGACACTGTGGTGACACAGCCGGAGCCGACAATCGCGCTTGCGTCGGGTGAGGCACTTGATCGCTACACAGCATCGATTCTGCAGCGACGCCTTGTTTCCCGGTCGATCGGTCTTATAGGCCCGAACGATTCAGGCAAGACCAGCTTGATTGCAGGAGTGTACGACCTGCTACAGGAAGGGGCAGTATCAGGTGCAGCGTTTGCTGGATCATCTACCCTGATTGGGTTCGAGAAGGTGTGCCATCTCGCCCGTGCGGCTTCCAGAAGCGCCGTCCCGCACACGGAGAGGACCAGCCGCGGATCGGACGCGACGTTCTTTCATCTTGATCTCTATCAGGAGGGTTTGGGTCTTACCTCTTTGTTCATAGGCGACCGTTCAGGGGAGGACTATCTCGCGGCGACCGACCAGATATCACAAGCCGATCAGTTCTTCGAGATTCGTCGGGCGGACTGCATAACCCTGCTGGTCAACGGCGCTCAACTGGCTGATTCAGGGCTAAGGCATGAGGTCAAGGCAGCAACGCCACAGATCGTTGACGCCTTGGTCGAGGCACGTTCGATTCGCGAGGGATGTCGGCTAGCGATTGTCCTGACGAAAAAGGATTCAGTCGTCGCCTCGCGATATGCGGACCGCGTGCAAAAGGACTTTGACGGGCTTGTGAAGTCGATCAGCGAATCCCACGGGGCATATCTCGGTGAAGTGAAGCCGTTCGTAGTTGCGGCATCTCCGAAGGATTGCGAGAATGTCGCCCGGGGAGAGGGCGTCGGCGACCTCCTGTTGTTCTGGCTACACGCGAGCCTGCCTCCAGTCGCGTTGGGCGACGGCGCGGACCGTGGCTTCGAACGCATGATCGACATATTGATCGAAAAGGGGACCGAAAATTGAGCAGCGAAATCCATCTGTCAATTGTAGGGCTGCCCTCTTCTGGAAAAACGACTCTTCTCGCGGCCCTGTGGCACATGGTACGTGAGCCAGGATCAATTACGGCCCTCTCGTTCGATGGCCTCAGCCACGGCAATTACGAGCACCTCAACGCACTGGCCAAGCGGTGGCGTTCCGGAAATATCCAGCAGCGAACGCAGGTAAGTGGTGCAAGGGACGTGACAATGCGGCTCAAGGACGCCGTTGGCCAGAAAGTCCAGGTGTCGTTTCCTGATTTGCCGGGAGAGGACTTTGCCCGCATGTGGGAACGGCGTGAGCTTGACAAAGGCATGCTAGAAACCCTCAAAGCGCCCGCACTCGTCCTCCTGGTCAACGGTGATACGATTAAGATGCCGGCTTGGGTTGTTGATCGGATAGCCATGTCGAAGAGGCTGGGCATCGGAGTACCAGAGATGGAGCCGACAGAGTGGAGCGCCGATCTTGCGCCAACGCAGGTCAAGATCGTTGACCTGCTGCAAATGCTGATGTCGGGAGATCTGGATATTGGTGGTAGGCGCTTAGCCCTTCTCATCTCCGCATGGGACAAAGTCGAAGGGGACGGGCTAACGCCGGCAGAGATCCTCGAAAGTAAGCTGCCTCTTCTGCACCAATATCTGCGATATGGGCGTGACCCGTGGACCTGGCATGTCTGGGGTCTCAGCGCCCAAGGAGGTGTGTATGAAGATCCTGAGAAGAACGAGAGCTTCCCTGAGACCGATAAACTTCGGGATCTAGAGCGACCGTCCGACCGAATTAAGGTCGTGGACGGGCTTGCCGTTAGTTCAGATATAACCAAGCCACTGCAATGGCTGATTAGCTAATGTCGTCGATTCTGGTCCATCAGGCGTTGCACGGATATAACGATGGTCATAGGCTCATTTCTAGCTCGCTTCCATTGGATGCGATAGATGCCCGTTTCATGCTGGTAATGAGCGACCTCTCCGGTCCTGGCGTGAAGCCGTCACCCAACGGCTATCTCACTGGGTATCCGCTTGAGAAAAGCGGGAGATATGTGCTGGCGCGAACCTGGGCCGCACCTGAAATGCCCCGTCCCGGTTGTGTTTGGACGCACTCGCTGATCATCGAGAACGCCGATCTCGCCAAGATTACTTCTGCACAAACCCTGCTCGGCGCTTTCACCCGTCCAGCTGGTATGAATATAGGGTTGGCCTATGGTGCTCCCGTTTCCGTGTCGG contains:
- a CDS encoding NAD(P)-binding domain-containing protein — its product is MTASLPQLPIAVLGAGPIGLAAAAHLIARGLTPVVFEQGASVGANLETYRHVRLFSPWRYDLDKAASQLLQSAGWQPPAADELPTAGELLDNYLRPLAELPMLASRIHLGHRVVQVARVDFDKVTTGGREAAPFVIRTRSNTGEHECIVAAVIDATGTWSHPNPLGANGMPALGEAAAAARIAYGMPDVLGTMRDTYAGRRVLVAGAGHSAAGSLLTLAQLAEVAPGTRIVWAVRGSQLTRVFGGGAADGLPARGQLGMRLKALRDSGRLEVHTGFRIAALREHGGTLRVEGHGPEGEPRAIEGIERIIAATGARPDLELTRELRVRHDPWLESTDALAPLIDPNEHSCGTVRPHGHRQLAHPETGYYVVGAKSYGRAPNFLMATGYEQVRSVVAALAGDLVAADDVQLALPETGVCSTRFVDVPAEPRATACCGGPAPKDSGSCCVAEVKAKEEGGSGCGCSDLPAAQVQPHVKQACCA
- a CDS encoding metallophosphoesterase — encoded protein: MLILHISDIHFKSPECLDQWMDPDSSIRTRLMRDLTEQVQKLGKVGAILIGGDVAYKAAPDEYQAAKIWIQQLSDISGCPKERIFVVPGNHDVDRAIIKGSVQIQNAQHAIVSTPLANREWKLKQQLGDETTGQLLLQSHSAYNEFAAPFGCQIWPRKPFWHQDISLENGVSLRLYGLTSTLLSGRDGNDDKERDLYLSPLQTVLDPAPNTVNLVLCHHPIEWLADGDAVDDALTARAALHVFGHKHKQRLVMDSSYVRFAAAAVNPSRDEKPYDPGYNLIRLRVEGVGAERRLKVEVRQRRMQDNPERFIAILNNQGQDVFTSTILVPEEVDIPAPAGVAVRAPLTVSEPHEHSSGVLTVQDAEATMGDEDTRDLLYRFWNLSSSQRRDIAASLGLLKEGEMRLPEPERYGRALIRAAELQIMNKVAAEVAKMES
- a CDS encoding GTPase-associated system all-helical protein GASH, giving the protein MAKTPVMNADFARWYVDAFMDDGQTRAQRWKGVVDTAATANFHTVEVLVRYAFATAAPVDGWKNEKLAETHQAVLATISGNGSPMVPAASRRELQVLSAAVLVRLFSSMPDAAIVVLNASFEGKRKYDLPMDLPGLAKIALVEFARKKHERPDTKAFEIVAPKLEFEVSPEAMASMTSAQWTSELDRLRDAARMATREIVDGQNRVAKLLARRISLGEEELQMLWWLIGGQSNVADAPFDEIAASLKPLVLGEELGQLTQVSPGPASMKALLSRAGIGGETLKISDAVNAADVDWIRGVTTSDRVSPVTTPLHFALEKKLEIGSNDAWLPVWASMTGLPIDTSIPAIKLAELFYREYLFLHVNG